The following coding sequences lie in one Drosophila bipectinata strain 14024-0381.07 chromosome XR, DbipHiC1v2, whole genome shotgun sequence genomic window:
- the LOC108124646 gene encoding phospholipid-transporting ATPase IF isoform X5, whose translation MPGDLVIVTSDNDVPCDLVLLQSSGLENKCFVITANLDGETNVKTIFAPANYELFSGNPSRKETIVCEKSSPDLYSFNGRIEMDPCSEAGNVNDNGVLPLTIDNLLLRGVRVQGTDRVIGCAIYTGMHTKLQLNSRYTGNKSASSERYINKFMVVLIVGMILVVLVLYLIQRNKESKIVPAMPHLGPPTDFNSAWQIFEDFLSFLLLFNYMVPISAYMNIEVYRVFGSYFMHHDLHLYDEKSDQPCEVNSSNLNEELGQVNILFSDKTGTLTKNLMKFVKCYVSERSFHLEGAKLLLPETGEHLDLTSFGDLEHTFFKALTVCHTVEVHKGLGVNSSVSEQSLLMNDGIVEKYQASSPDEKALLEGCARLGISFVGQKRNFLYINNSWGVKEELRFERLHVLEFSSERKRMSIIVRDEAGTIWLYSKGAENVIFPRCNPSLQLDQTNDQVTKYAKEGLRTLAVARRTLTEEDFSKFEAQYKHANTQLSNRKDLISKCYETVEVGMDLLGCTALEDALQDDVNETLEALQRAGLKIWVLTGDKIETAVNISLACHHIPQGARPHFIIQQTKKKELLSRLREIETTDPEVLVIDGTTIAALLKHLPQQFSDLALRCRAVLCCRLSPLQKSEIVSLIKRRKKHITAAIGDGANDISMIQEAHIGIGIAGREGKQAARCADFSVVRFEMLRRLLLVHGHYNSQRLALMVLFYCYKNIIITGCMALFQVYDLFSATNVYNSLYLWLFDIVYISFSFTYLALTDKNYNEETLLRHPELYQKLAHNKHASMGVFGLWMLNGFVHCFIIFYFAYAVLNNENVVHTVGQTASFQTFGTMLITIIVIVGNLKLLLIARYMTYINIVLIFVSIAAYMITTFLYNLYKGGELFDVYNQFLASLPLWLYTIICSVACLLPDLAVKIMRDLRRQTNTGDETKSDNKIHKPVEEKV comes from the exons ATGCCCGGCGATCTTGTGATAGTGACGAGTGATAATGACGTACCGTGCGACCTAGTCCTGCTTCAATCTTCGGGACTAGAAAACAAATGCTTTGTGATCACAGCAAACCTGGACGGCGAGACGAATGTGAAGACGATATTCGCTCCAGCGAACTATGAGCTTTTCTCTGGGAACCCTTCGAGAAAGGAGACCATTGTGTGCGAAAAATCATCCCCTGACCTTTACAGTTTTAATGGCCGTATAGAAATGGACCCGTGCAGCGAAGCCGGAAACGTCAACGACAATGGCGTCTTACCCCTGACCATCGACAACCTTCTGCTACGCGGCGTCCGTGTCCAAGGAACAGATCGGGTAATAGGATGTGCCATTTACACGGGAATGCACACTAAATTGCAACTGAACAGCCGGTACACTGGCAACAAGTCAGCTTCCAGCGAGAGATACATCAACAAATTCATGGTGGTGCTCATCGTGGGGATGATTTTGGTGGTGTTGGTTCTGTATCTCATCCAAAG AAACAAAGAGTCCAAAATTGTACCAGCCATGCCCCACTTAGGACCCCCCACGGACTTCAATTCCGCTTGGCAAATCTTCGAGGATTTCCTTTCATTCCTACTTCTTTTTAACTACATGGTACCGATTTCTGCGTACATGAATATCGAAGTTTATCGGGTTTTTGGTAGCTATTTTATGCACCACGATCTCCACCTTTATGATGAGAAGAGCGACCAACCCTGTGAGGTCAATTCTTCCAACTTAAATGAAGAGCTTGGCCAAGTGAACATCCTTTTCTCTGATAAAACAGGAACACTCACCAAGAACCTGATGAAATTCGTTAAGTGCTACGTATCTGAGAGAAGTTTCCACCTAGAAGGCGCCAAGCTTTTGTTGCCTGAAACTGGAGAGCATTTGGATTTGACCAGTTTTGGG GACTTGGAACATACCTTCTTCAAGGCGTTAACCGTGTGCCACACCGTGGAAGTACATAAGGGTTTGGGAGTAAATTCTTCGGTATCAGAGCAAAGTCTGCTGATGAACGATGGGATCGTGGAAAAATACCAGGCTTCTAGTCCGGATGAGAAAGCACTGCTGGAAGGTTGTGCACGTTTAGGAATTTCTTTTGTGGGGCAGAAAAgaaattttctttatattaaTAACTCTTGGGGTGTGAAAGAGGAGCTCCGCTTTGAGCGACTTCACGTCCTAGAATTTAGCTCTGAACGGAAGCGGATGAGCATAATAGTTAGAGATGAGGCCGGCACTATCTGGCTTTATAGTAAGGGTGCCGAGAACGTAATTTTTCCGAGATGCAATCCAAGTCTCCAACTGGATCAGACAAATGATCAGGTGACAAAGTACGCTAAGGAAGGTTTGCGCACTCTTGCGGTTGCTAGGCGCACACTTACAGAAGaagatttttctaaatttgAGGCTCAGTATAAACACGCGAACACTCAGCTTAGCAACCGAAAGGATCTTATATCAAAGTGTTACGAAACTGTGGAAGTTG GAATGGATCTTCTCGGTTGTACCGCTTTGGAGGACGCTTTGCAAGATGACGTTAATGAGACGCTCGAAGCCCTGCAGAGAGCTGGGCTAAAGATTTGGGTTCTCACCGGAGACAAGATAGAGACAGCTGTTAACATCAGCCTAGCTTGTCACCATATTCCACAAGGTGCAAGGCCTCACTTCATCatccaacaaacaaaaaaaaaagaattgctCAGTCGCTTGCGAGAAATTGAAACTACTGACCCGGAGGTATTGGTGATCGACGGCACCACAATTGCTGCCCTTCTAAAGCACTTGCCCCAACAGTTTTCTGACCTCGCCCTTCGCTGTCGGGCCGTTCTATGCTGTCGATTAAGTCCACTTCAGAAAAGCGAGATTGTATCATTAATCAAGCGACGAAAGAAGCACATTACCGCGGCCATTGGGGACGGGGCCAATGACATATCTATGATCCAAGAGGCGCACATCGGTATAGGAATCGCCGGTCGTGAAGGCAAGCAGGCGGCCCGATGTGCCGATTTTTCTGTAGTCCGTTTTGAAATGCTGCGCCGTTTACTTTTAGTCCACGGGCACTATAATTCACAGCGTCTTGCCCTTATGGTGCTCTTTTATTGCTATAAGAACATCATCATCACTGGCTGCATGGCACTCTTTCAGGTTTATGATCTCTTCTCGGCCACCAACGTCTACAACTCGCTTTACCTTTGGCTTTTCGACATCGTCTACATCTCCTTTAGTTTCACATACCTCGCCCTAACTGATAAGAATTATAATGAAGAAACGCTGCTTAG GCATCCCGAGTTATACCAAAAGTTGGCGCACAACAAGCATGCATCAATGGGCGTATTTGGATTGTGGATGCTTAATGGATTCGTGCattgttttataatattttatttcgcCTACGCTGTACTTAATAATGAAAATGTGGTACACACGGTAGGACAGACTGCCAGCTTTCAGACCTTTGGCACTATGCTAATTACTATAATTGTGATAGTGGGAAACCTTAAACTCCTACTAATAGCCCGGTATATGACTTACATAAACATTGTTCTGATATTCGTTTCAATCGCAGCGTACATGATCACTACGTTTCTATATAACTTGTACAAAGGCGGGGAGCTTTTTGACGTCTATAATCAGTTCCTGGCATCCCTACCCCTTTGGCTGTACACGATTATTTGTTCGGTGGCGTGCCTACTTCCAGACCTTGCGGTGAAGATCATGAGAGATCTGCGACGACAGACTAATACCGGCGATGAAACCAAATCCGACAATAAGATCCACAAACCTGTCGAAGAGAAAGTATAG
- the LOC108124646 gene encoding phospholipid-transporting ATPase IF isoform X2 has protein sequence MGAKQKLPGDPLRIKIGGIPSKRQPRNRVTTTKYNWLTFLPINFYDQFRRAVYFYFLIITIISFFVNDTISPLVSLLPLLFVMVLTALKEGLEDLSRARSDKMFNSAKVTVIRNGNEQVISSEFIMPGDLVIVTSDNDVPCDLVLLQSSGLENKCFVITANLDGETNVKTIFAPANYELFSGNPSRKETIVCEKSSPDLYSFNGRIEMDPCSEAGNVNDNGVLPLTIDNLLLRGVRVQGTDRVIGCAIYTGMHTKLQLNSRYTGNKSASSERYINKFMVVLIVGMILVVLVLYLIQRNKESKIVPAMPHLGPPTDFNSAWQIFEDFLSFLLLFNYMVPISAYMNIEVYRVFGSYFMHHDLHLYDEKSDQPCEVNSSNLNEELGQVNILFSDKTGTLTKNLMKFVKCYVSERSFHLEGAKLLLPETGEHLDLTSFGDLEHTFFKALTVCHTVEVHKGLGVNSSVSEQSLLMNDGIVEKYQASSPDEKALLEGCARLGISFVGQKRNFLYINNSWGVKEELRFERLHVLEFSSERKRMSIIVRDEAGTIWLYSKGAENVIFPRCNPSLQLDQTNDQVTKYAKEGLRTLAVARRTLTEEDFSKFEAQYKHANTQLSNRKDLISKCYETVEVGMDLLGCTALEDALQDDVNETLEALQRAGLKIWVLTGDKIETAVNISLACHHIPQGARPHFIIQQTKKKELLSRLREIETTDPEFSDLALRCRAVLCCRLSPLQKSEIVSLIKRRKKHITAAIGDGANDISMIQEAHIGIGIAGREGKQAARCADFSVVRFEMLRRLLLVHGHYNSQRLALMVLFYCYKNIIITGCMALFQVYDLFSATNVYNSLYLWLFDIVYISFSFTYLALTDKNYNEETLLRHPELYQKLAHNKHASMGVFGLWMLNGFVHCFIIFYFAYAVLNNENVVHTVGQTASFQTFGTMLITIIVIVGNLKLLLIARYMTYINIVLIFVSIAAYMITTFLYNLYKGGELFDVYNQFLASLPLWLYTIICSVACLLPDLAVKIMRDLRRQTNTGDETKSDNKIHKPVEEKV, from the exons ATGGGAGCCAAACAGAAACTCCCTGGCGATCCCTTGCGCATAAAAATCGGTGGTATCCCATCCAAAAGGCAACCCCGAAACCGAGTGACTACCACTAAGTATAATTGGTTAACTTTCCTGCCCATTAATTTTTACGATCAGTTTCGGCGCGCCgtttacttttactttttaatcATAACCATCATATCGTTCTTCGTAA ATGACACTATATCTCCGCTCGTCTCGCTTCTGCCCTTGCTGTTTGTTATGGTCCTTACAGCGCTAAAAGAGGGTTTAGAGGACCTTTCCAGAGCCAGAAGTGACAAAATGTTCAATTCAGCCAAAG TTACTGTTATTCGGAATGGCAATGAACAAGTAATTAGTTCTGAGTTTATTATGCCCGGCGATCTTGTGATAGTGACGAGTGATAATGACGTACCGTGCGACCTAGTCCTGCTTCAATCTTCGGGACTAGAAAACAAATGCTTTGTGATCACAGCAAACCTGGACGGCGAGACGAATGTGAAGACGATATTCGCTCCAGCGAACTATGAGCTTTTCTCTGGGAACCCTTCGAGAAAGGAGACCATTGTGTGCGAAAAATCATCCCCTGACCTTTACAGTTTTAATGGCCGTATAGAAATGGACCCGTGCAGCGAAGCCGGAAACGTCAACGACAATGGCGTCTTACCCCTGACCATCGACAACCTTCTGCTACGCGGCGTCCGTGTCCAAGGAACAGATCGGGTAATAGGATGTGCCATTTACACGGGAATGCACACTAAATTGCAACTGAACAGCCGGTACACTGGCAACAAGTCAGCTTCCAGCGAGAGATACATCAACAAATTCATGGTGGTGCTCATCGTGGGGATGATTTTGGTGGTGTTGGTTCTGTATCTCATCCAAAG AAACAAAGAGTCCAAAATTGTACCAGCCATGCCCCACTTAGGACCCCCCACGGACTTCAATTCCGCTTGGCAAATCTTCGAGGATTTCCTTTCATTCCTACTTCTTTTTAACTACATGGTACCGATTTCTGCGTACATGAATATCGAAGTTTATCGGGTTTTTGGTAGCTATTTTATGCACCACGATCTCCACCTTTATGATGAGAAGAGCGACCAACCCTGTGAGGTCAATTCTTCCAACTTAAATGAAGAGCTTGGCCAAGTGAACATCCTTTTCTCTGATAAAACAGGAACACTCACCAAGAACCTGATGAAATTCGTTAAGTGCTACGTATCTGAGAGAAGTTTCCACCTAGAAGGCGCCAAGCTTTTGTTGCCTGAAACTGGAGAGCATTTGGATTTGACCAGTTTTGGG GACTTGGAACATACCTTCTTCAAGGCGTTAACCGTGTGCCACACCGTGGAAGTACATAAGGGTTTGGGAGTAAATTCTTCGGTATCAGAGCAAAGTCTGCTGATGAACGATGGGATCGTGGAAAAATACCAGGCTTCTAGTCCGGATGAGAAAGCACTGCTGGAAGGTTGTGCACGTTTAGGAATTTCTTTTGTGGGGCAGAAAAgaaattttctttatattaaTAACTCTTGGGGTGTGAAAGAGGAGCTCCGCTTTGAGCGACTTCACGTCCTAGAATTTAGCTCTGAACGGAAGCGGATGAGCATAATAGTTAGAGATGAGGCCGGCACTATCTGGCTTTATAGTAAGGGTGCCGAGAACGTAATTTTTCCGAGATGCAATCCAAGTCTCCAACTGGATCAGACAAATGATCAGGTGACAAAGTACGCTAAGGAAGGTTTGCGCACTCTTGCGGTTGCTAGGCGCACACTTACAGAAGaagatttttctaaatttgAGGCTCAGTATAAACACGCGAACACTCAGCTTAGCAACCGAAAGGATCTTATATCAAAGTGTTACGAAACTGTGGAAGTTG GAATGGATCTTCTCGGTTGTACCGCTTTGGAGGACGCTTTGCAAGATGACGTTAATGAGACGCTCGAAGCCCTGCAGAGAGCTGGGCTAAAGATTTGGGTTCTCACCGGAGACAAGATAGAGACAGCTGTTAACATCAGCCTAGCTTGTCACCATATTCCACAAGGTGCAAGGCCTCACTTCATCatccaacaaacaaaaaaaaaagaattgctCAGTCGCTTGCGAGAAATTGAAACTACTGACCCGGAG TTTTCTGACCTCGCCCTTCGCTGTCGGGCCGTTCTATGCTGTCGATTAAGTCCACTTCAGAAAAGCGAGATTGTATCATTAATCAAGCGACGAAAGAAGCACATTACCGCGGCCATTGGGGACGGGGCCAATGACATATCTATGATCCAAGAGGCGCACATCGGTATAGGAATCGCCGGTCGTGAAGGCAAGCAGGCGGCCCGATGTGCCGATTTTTCTGTAGTCCGTTTTGAAATGCTGCGCCGTTTACTTTTAGTCCACGGGCACTATAATTCACAGCGTCTTGCCCTTATGGTGCTCTTTTATTGCTATAAGAACATCATCATCACTGGCTGCATGGCACTCTTTCAGGTTTATGATCTCTTCTCGGCCACCAACGTCTACAACTCGCTTTACCTTTGGCTTTTCGACATCGTCTACATCTCCTTTAGTTTCACATACCTCGCCCTAACTGATAAGAATTATAATGAAGAAACGCTGCTTAG GCATCCCGAGTTATACCAAAAGTTGGCGCACAACAAGCATGCATCAATGGGCGTATTTGGATTGTGGATGCTTAATGGATTCGTGCattgttttataatattttatttcgcCTACGCTGTACTTAATAATGAAAATGTGGTACACACGGTAGGACAGACTGCCAGCTTTCAGACCTTTGGCACTATGCTAATTACTATAATTGTGATAGTGGGAAACCTTAAACTCCTACTAATAGCCCGGTATATGACTTACATAAACATTGTTCTGATATTCGTTTCAATCGCAGCGTACATGATCACTACGTTTCTATATAACTTGTACAAAGGCGGGGAGCTTTTTGACGTCTATAATCAGTTCCTGGCATCCCTACCCCTTTGGCTGTACACGATTATTTGTTCGGTGGCGTGCCTACTTCCAGACCTTGCGGTGAAGATCATGAGAGATCTGCGACGACAGACTAATACCGGCGATGAAACCAAATCCGACAATAAGATCCACAAACCTGTCGAAGAGAAAGTATAG